In Azospirillum humicireducens, the genomic stretch CTCGGCGACATCGTCACAGCCACCGTGACCGTGGTTGAAAAGCGCCCGGCGAAGAACGTGGTCGTCTTCGACTGCGTCTGCACCAACCAGGACGGCGAGGTGGTCGTCCTCGGCACGGCCGAGGTGATCGCTCCCACTCAGAAGGTCATCCGTCCGGCGCATGAGCTGCCGCAGATCCAGATGATCCGCCACGACAAGCACGACGCCCTGCTCGCCAAATGCGACGAGCTGCCGCCGGTCGTCACCGCCGTGGCCTATCCCTGTGACGCCAGCTCGCTCCAGGGAGCGGTCGAGGCCGCCCAGGCCGGCCTGATCGACCCGATCCTGGTCGGGCCGGAAGCGGTCATCCGCAAGGTCGCGGCCGCCAACGGCCTCGACATCGCTCGCTACCGCATCGTCGACGCTGCCCACAGCCGTGCGGCCGCCGCCGCCGCCGTGGCGCTGGCCCGCACCGGCGAGGCCGAAGCGGTGATGAAGGGCAGCCTGCACACCGACGNNNNNNNNNNNNNNNNNNNNNNNNNNNNNNNNNNNNNNNNNNNNNNNNNNNNNNNNNNNNNNNNNNNNNNNNNNNNNNNNNNNNNNNNNNNNNNNNNNNNNNNNNNNNNNNNNNNNNNNNNNNNNNNNNNNNNNNNNNNNNNNNNNNNNNNNNNNNNNNNNNNNNNNNNNNNNNNNNNNNNNNNNNNNNNNNNNNNNNNNNNNNNNNNNNNNNNNNNNNNNNNNNNNNNNNNNNNNNNNNNNNNNNNNNNNNNNNNNNNNNNNNNNNNNNNNNNNNNNNNNNNNNNNNNNNNNNNNNNNNNNNNNNNNNNNNNNNNNNNNNNNNNNNNNNNNNNNNNNNNNNNNNNNNNNNNNNNNNNNNNNNNNNNNNNNNNNNNNNNNNNNNNNNNNNNNNNNNNNNNNNNNNNNNNNNNNNNNNNNNNNNNNNNNNNNNNNNNNNNNNNNNNNNNNNNNNNNNNNNNNNNNNNNNNNNNNNNNNNNNNNNNNNNNNNNNNNNNNNNNNNNNNNNNNNNNNNNNNNNNNNNNNNNNNNNNNNNNNNNNNNNNNNNNNNNNNNNNNNNNNNNNNNNNNNNNNNNNNNNNNNNNNNNNNNNNNNNNNNNNNNNNNNNNNNNNNNNNNNNNNNNNNNNNNNNNNNNNNNNNNNNNNNNNNNNNNNNNNNNNNNNNNNNNNNNNNNNNNNNNNNNNNNNNNNNNNNNNNNNNNNNNNNNNNNNNNNNNNNNNNNNNNNNNNNNNNNNNNNNNNNNNNNNNNNNNNNNNNNNNNNNNNNNNNNNNNNNNNNNNNNNNNNNNNNNNNNNNNNNNNNNNNNNNNNN encodes the following:
- a CDS encoding bifunctional enoyl-CoA hydratase/phosphate acetyltransferase; this encodes MRASGEAFGNGIGAVVENVTFDEIQIGQTASLSRQLTLMDVELFATVSGNINPAHLDPKFAADSRFQKVIGPGMWSGSLISGVLGTYLPGAGSLYAGQSLQFRRPVGLGDIVTATVTVVEKRPAKNVVVFDCVCTNQDGEVVVLGTAEVIAPTQKVIRPAHELPQIQMIRHDKHDALLAKCDELPPVVTAVAYPCDASSLQGAVEAAQAGLIDPILVGPEAVIRKVAAANGLDIARYRIVDAAHSRAAAAAAVALARTGEAEAVMKGSLHTD